The Brassica oleracea var. oleracea cultivar TO1000 chromosome C6, BOL, whole genome shotgun sequence genome includes a region encoding these proteins:
- the LOC106298587 gene encoding DNA-binding protein S1FA1, whose translation MDGEGFAGKAAAEAKGLNPGLIVLLVVGGPLVVFLVANYVMYVYAQKNLPPRKKKPVSKKKLKREKLKQGVPVPGE comes from the exons ATGGATGGAGAAGGTTTCGCCGGAAAG GCGGCTGCTGAAGCCAAAGGATTGAACCCGGGACTAATCGTGCTGCTTGTTGTCGGAGGTCCGCTTGTTGTGTTCCTTGTCGCCAACTACGTGATGTACGTGTATGCTCAGAAGAACCTACCCCCGAGGAAGAAGAAGCCAGTTTCTAAGAAGAAGCTCAAGCGGGAGAAGCTGAAGCAAGGGGTCCCTGTGCCTGGAGAATAA
- the LOC106299179 gene encoding B3 domain-containing protein REM20-like, with the protein MSESEEDVDLPRFFKVFLSETASESMAIPMSFNEHLEDPLPQTAKLQGIGGGVWTVSFKKIRDCAYFTSGWSKFAEDHELKDGEFLTFAYDGSHTFEVSVFGRSGCKEIRAEVETVEFSDANSDKEEEEDSSVVADSNEEEDEGDDDSSFIAGEDDEVSQSLSHVDSDDTVSNAEVVAGFSNLEVESNPCFTTTLKNRIYELLIPANVVKEHGLTFCDRVKYIDGEGIMHGAKGKWSDDRICFKGWDRICRRNRLKERDTVHCEMLHIRKKVHTIKITVTRGRG; encoded by the exons ATGTCTGAAAGTGAAGAAGATGTTGATCTTCCCCGGTTCTTCAAGGTCTTCCTCTCAGAAACTGCTTCTGAATCAATG GCGATTCCAATGTCTTTTAATGAGCATCTTGAAGACCCACTGCCGCAAACAGCTAAGCTCCAAGGCATTGGAGGTGGCGTTTGGACTGTGAGCTTCAAGAAAATACGTGACTGTGCGTATTTCACTTCAGGGTGGTCAAAGTTTGCAGAGGACCATGAACTCAAGGACGGGGAGTTCTTGACCTTTGCCTACGACGGTTCTCACACTTTTGAAGTTAGTGTCTTTGGTCGTTCTGGTTGTAAGGAGATAAGAGCTGAGGTCGAGACGGTGGAATTCTCTGATGCTAATTCTGACAAAGAAGAAGAAGAAGATTCTTCAGTGGTTGCTGATTCAAATGAGGAAGAAGATGAAGGCGATGATGATTCTTCATTCATTGCTGGTGAAGATGATGAAGTCAGCCAGAGTCTCTCCCATGTTGACAGTGATGACACTGTATCTAACGCTGAAG TTGTTGCAGGGTTTTCAAATTTGGAGGTAGAGTCTAATCCATGCTTTACTACCACCCTCAAGAACAGGATCTATGAGCTG TTGATTCCTGCAAATGTGGTGAAAGAACATGGGCTTACGTTTTGTGACCGCGTCAAGTACATTGATGGAGAAGGGATCATGCATGGGGCTAAAGGGAAATGGTCTGATGATAGGATCTGCTTCAAAGGATGGGACAGGATTTGTAGAAGGAACAGGCTTAAAGAGCGTGATACTGTCCACTGTGAGATGCTTCACATCAGGAAGAAAGTTCACACAATCAAGATCACAGTCACTCGTGGACGTGGTTGA
- the LOC106300292 gene encoding probable E3 ubiquitin-protein ligase LUL2, with protein MGNVTGGNRRDPPPHTNPNHPPLQYYQYQGYYPHHNPQVAYVEHQEAVTIKNDVNLNKDTLRFEPDESNPGKFLLSFTFDANVSGSITVMLFAKEGKDCDLIATKADLFPSTTVSFPKGLGQKFKQPCGTGIELSALSEAELVEANESDVYHVAVKAEASSASSEDDTEAKMPNRQITHAVLDKDKGEYKAKVVKQVLWVNGSKYVLQEIYGIGNTVDGSGEDETESGKECVICLTEPRDTTVLPCRHMCMCSGCAKLLRFQTNLCPICRQPVNTLLEITVNTNVSNN; from the exons ATGGGCAATGTAACCGGTGGAAATCGCCGAGATCCGCCGCCGCACACAAACCCTAATCATCCTCCGTTGCAGTATTACCAGTACCAGGGCTACTATCCACACCACAATCCTCAGGTTGCTTACGTCGAGCACCAGGAAGCTGTGACTATAAAGAACGACGTCAATTTGAACAAGGACACCTTGAGATTCGAGCCCGATGAATCAAACCCCGGCAAGTTCCTGCTCTCCTTCACCTTCGACGCCAATGTCTCCGGAAG CATCACTGTGATGCTCTTTGCTAAAGAAGGCAAAGACTGTGACTTGATTGCTACTAAGGCGGATCTGTTTCCATCTACAACTGTTAGTTTCCCCAAGGGTCTTGGACAGAAGTTCAAGCAGCCCTGTGGAACAGGGATTGAGCTGTCTGCTTTATCAGAGGCTGAGTTGGTTGAGGCGAACGAGTCTGATGTGTATCATGTGGCGGTGAAGGCAGAGGCGTCGTCAGCATCATCAGAAGATGATACTGAGGCGAAAATGCCGAATCGTCAGATAACTCATGCGGTTTTGGACAAGGACAAAGGCGAGTACAAGGCTAAAGTGGTGAAGCAGGTCTTGTGGGTGAATGGGAGTAAGTATGTTCTTCAGGAGATTTACGGGATTGGTAATACAGTTGATGGTAGTGGTGAAGATGAAACCGAGAGTGGTAAAGAATGTGTGATTTGCTTGACTGAGCCACGAGACACCACTGTTCTCCCTTGCAGGCACATG TGTATGTGTAGCGGTTGCGCAAAGCTTTTGAGGTTTCAGACAAACCTTTGTCCAATCTGTAGACAACCAGTGAATACGCTTTTGGAGATTACTGTCAACACCAATGTCTCCAACAACTGA
- the LOC106300293 gene encoding aquaporin PIP2-1-like: protein MAKDVEAVAGEGFQSRDYQDPPPAPLFDPEELTKWSFYRAVIAEFVATLLFLYITVLTVIGYKIQTDSTAGGVDCGGVGILGIAWAFGGMIFILVYCTAGISGGHINPAVTFGLLLARKVSLVRAILYMVAQCLGAICGVGFVKAFQSSYYVRYGGGANSLADGYSTGTGLAAEIIGTFVLVYTVFSATDPKRSARDSHVPVLAPLPIGFAVFMVHLATIPITGTGINPARSLGAAVIFNESKPWDDHWIFWLGPFIGAAIAAVYHQFVLRASGSKSLGSFRSAANV from the exons ATGGCGAAGGACGTGGAAGCCGTTGCCGGAGAAGGGTTTCAGTCAAGAGACTATCAAGACCCGCCGCCGGCGCCTCTGTTTGATCCGGAGGAGCTGACGAAGTGGTCTTTTTACCGAGCAGTCATCGCCGAGTTTGTAGCTACTCTCCTCTTCTTATACATCACCGTTTTGACAGTCATCGGTTATAAGATTCAGACCGATAGTACAGCTGGTGGTGTTGACTGCGGTGGAGTTGGAATCCTCGGTATCGCTTGGGCCTTCGGTGGCATGATCTTCATTCTCGTCTACTGCACCGCTGGTATCTCTG GTGGTCACATAAACCCGGCAGTGACATTTGGGCTACTCTTGGCCCGAAAAGTATCCTTGGTTAGAGCCATATTGTACATGGTAGCTCAGTGTTTGGGTGCAATTTGTGGAGTTGGGTTCGTTAAAGCCTTCCAAAGCTCTTACTACGTCCGCTACGGTGGTGGAGCCAACTCTCTAGCCGATGGCTACAGCACAGGTACTGGCCTCGCCGCAGAGATCATCGGTACTTTCGTTCTTGTCTACACGGTCTTCTCGGCCACTGACCCTAAACGCAGTGCCAGAGACTCCCACGTTCCA GTGTTGGCTCCACTTCCTATTGGATTTGCGGTGTTCATGGTACACTTGGCTACCATTCCCATCACCGGAACTGGAATTAACCCGGCGAGGAGTTTAGGAGCAGCTGTGATCTTCAACGAGAGCAAGCCATGGGATGACCAC TGGATCTTTTGGTTGGGACCATTCATTGGAGCTGCTATTGCTGCAGTCTACCACCAATTCGTTCTGAGGGCTTCAGGTTCCAAGTCTCTAGGGTCTTTCAGAAGTGCTGCAAACGTCTAG